In Thunnus maccoyii chromosome 11, fThuMac1.1, whole genome shotgun sequence, one genomic interval encodes:
- the LOC121907144 gene encoding indian hedgehog B protein-like produces the protein MRISFLLLTASLCALVLLFAPASEGCGPGRGYGKRRLPKKLIPLAYKQFSPNVAEKTLGASGRPEGKITRNSERFKELTPNYNTDIIFKDEEDTGADRLMTQRCKDKLNSLAISVMNMWPGVKLRVTEGWDEDGHHSEDSLHYEGRAVDITTSDRDRNKYAMLARLAVEAGFDWVYYESKAHIHCSVKSEHSVAAKTGGCFPGDAQVILEGGATKQMRDLHPGERVLASSTTDGHGPLLYSPILSFLDRQPNITKIFYVIGTDAGLNITLTAAHLIFVTDCTGGLSEPACEETAEGPFLGSIRGARPSEEAGLRTVFASEVQPGQCVLTSQEKGAKLSVVTFVEEKKITGLYAPLTQHGSIVVNGILASCYAAVDNHHLAHWVLAPLQFFYSFMGPSEPQTDGLHWYPWLLQKLGEMLLDAGHFHPWGIEQGHR, from the exons ATGCGGATCTCCTTCCTTCTTCTCACCGCCTCTCTGTGTGCCTTGGTCCTCCTCTTCGCACCTGCCTCGGAGGGCTGCGGGCCGGGGAGGGGGTACGGTAAGAGGCGGCTTCCAAAGAAGCTCATCCCGCTAGCCTACAAGCAGTTCAGCCCCAACGTAGCCGAGAAGACCTTGGGAGCCAGCGGGCGGCCCGAGGGCAAAATAACGCGCAACTCCGAGCGCTTTAAAGAACTAACGCCGAATTACAATACAGATATTATCTTCAAAGATGAGGAGGACACGGGCGCCGACAGGCTCATGACCCAG CGTTGTAAAGACAAGTTAAACTCTCTGGCCATCTCTGTGATGAACATGTGGCCGGGTGTGAAGCTGAGAGTGACAGAGGGCTGGGATGAGGACGGCCATCATTCAGAGGACTCACTGCACTATGAGGGACGTGCTGTTGACATCACCACCTCTGACAG GGACAGAAACAAATATGCCATGTTGGCCCGGCTGGCAGTAGAAGCAGGATTTGACTGGGTCTACTACGAGTCCAAGGCCCACATTCACTGTAGCGTCAAATCAG AACATTCTGTGGCAGCCAAAACTGGAGGTTGTTTCCCTGGTGATGCTCAGGTTATCCTCGAGGGTGGAGCTACTAAACAGATGCGCGATCTTCACCCTGGTGAACGTGTTTTGGCTTCTTCAACGACAGATGGCCATGGCCCGCTTCTCTACAGCCCAATATTATCCTTTTTGGATCGCCAGCCCAACATCACAAAGATCTTCTACGTCATTGGCACCGACGCAGGACTTAATATTACACTCACAGCGGCACACCTGATCTTTGTCACAGACTGTACTGGTGGGCTGAGTGAGCCAGCGTGCGAAGAGACAGCTGAAGGGCCATTTCTGGGCTCTATACGTGGGGCCAGGCCTAGCGAGGAGGCAGGTCTCAGGACAGTTTTTGCCAGCGAGGTCCAGCCCGGACAGTGCGTGCTAACGTCGCAAGAGAAAGGGGCAAAACTTTCAGTCGTGACCTTTGTAGAGGAGAAGAAAATCACTGGGTTATATGCCCCACTAACCCAGCACGGTTCTATAGTGGTGAACGGCATACTGGCATCCTGCTATGCTGCTGTGGACAATCACCATTTGGCCCACTGGGTTCTGGCCCCACTGCAATTCTTCTACAGCTTCATGGGACCTTCAGAACCGCAGACTGATGGACTGCACTGGTACCCTTGGCTTCTACAGAAGCTGGGGGAAATGCTGCTGGATGCTGGACACTTCCACCCCTGGGGGATCGAGCAAGGACATAGATAG